The sequence below is a genomic window from Microbacterium abyssi.
GCGTCGCCTGCCAGAACGAGACTCCGAACCCGAGCACGAACGATCCGTACGACATGCCGAACACCGACACGTTCGCCGCGAACCACGGCCAGAACAGGTCGCGCGGCTTCGCCGTCCGCTCGGACTCGGGGATGATCTCGATGCCGGCGCGCTCGATCAGCGCTGGGCCCGCTGCGATCTTCTCTGACATGCCCCCATATTGGCACTAGGCGGAGCTGAGCAGCACCACTGCCAGGGTCGCGCCGACCAGACCGGCGATCTGACCGCGCGTGCAGCGCTCGCGTAGGACGAAGACCCCGAGCAGCACGGGAATCGCCGGGTAGAGCGAAGCCAGGGTGACGGCGATCGACAGCAACTCCTCGCGGGTCGCGAGGAGGTACAGCGTGAGGCCGATGGCCGCTCCCGCGCCGATCAACAGTGCCTTCGCCGTGTCGGGCCACGTGAACGGCCGCACGCGGCGGATGGGCAGCACCGTTGGCGTCAGAACCACCACGGCGGCGATCCGGCCTGCCGCCACCGCCCACAGACCGCTCTCGGGACCCGCCAAGCCCAACCCGATGTACTGCACCGTCACACCCGCGCTCGCGATGAGCCCGTCACGCACCGCACCCGGCTGCGCGCCGTCCGTGCTCCGACCACGGGAGACGAGCCACAGCGCCGGGAGCATGACGATGAAACCCACCCATGCAAGAACTGAGGGCTGTTCGCCGAGGAACAGGACACCGGCGAGAACTGACAGCGCGACGCCGGTGACGGCGCTGATCGGCAGCACGGTGCTCATCGCGCCGCGCGAGAGTCCTCGGTTGAGGAAGAGCATCGTGACTGCGCTCCCGATCCCGGAGAGCGCACCCCATGACAGATCGGTCGCCTCCACACGTTCGGCCGGTACGATCATCGCGAGGACGAGCGCGCACACCAGACCGCCGATCTGGCCCACCCAGGCGACGAAGGCGTAGTGGACCCGTCGTGACAGGATGCCGCCGGCGAAGTCGACGATGCCGTAGGCGACAGCGGAGGCGAGTGCGAGACCGATTCCCACTGCATCCTCCTGCTGTCGGCGCGAAAGCGAGCGTCAGGCCGAGAAGAAGGCCTCCGCGACGCGGGTCAGGTCGTACAGGTCGCTGACGCCGGCGAGCTCGCGGGCCGAGTGCATCGACAGGATCGGGATGCCGACGTCCACCGTGCGGATGCCCAGACGCGTGGCCGTGATCGGGCCGATCGTCGAGCCGCACGGCACGGTGTTGTTCGAGACGAACTCCTGCGAAGCGACCCCCGCCGTGGCGCACCAGTGCGTCCAGGCGGCGGAGCCGACGGCATCGGTCGCATACCGCTGGTTGGCGTTGATCTTCAGGATCGGCCCGGATCCCAGCAGCGGTTGCACCACCGGGTCGTGCTTGAAGACGTAGTTGGGGTGCACCGAGTGGCCGACATCGCTGGAGAGGTGCCAGGATGCCGCGAACGCGCGGCGCTGCTCGGTGGCGTCCGCTCCGAGACCGGCGTAGACACGCGACAGGATGTCTTCGAGGAACGGGCCGGCCGCACCGGAGCGCGAGGCGGAACCGAGCTCCTCGTGGTCGAACGCGGCGAGGACGGCGATGTGGTCCGAGCCCTTCGAAGCGCCGGCCAATGCGACGACGCCGGCATGAACGGAGGCCAGGTCGTCCAGGCGTCCGCTCGCGAAGAAGGCGTCGTCCTTGCCGAAGACGGCACCGCGCGCGGAATCCGCGACGACGGCGTCGAAGCCGCGGACGTCGGCGGCGTTCACGCCCGCAGACGACGCCAGCTCGCCGAGCAGGTCCTCCTCAAGGGGGTCGCCGAGCCCCCACACCGGCTGGGTCTGCTGCTGCTTGTCGAGCGTGAGCGCCTTGTTCGCCTCGCGGTCGAGGTGGACGGCGAGCTGGGGCAGGCGCAGCAGGGCGCCGGTGTCGGCGAGCACGACGCGGCCGTCGGCGAGCGCGAGCCGGCCGGCGAGGCGGAGCTCCCGATCGAGCCACGAGTTCAGGAGAGGGCCGCCGTAGATCTCGACCCCGGCCTGGAGCCAGCCGCGTGACCCGGTCGTCGGCTGCGGCTTGAGCTTGAAACCGGGCGAGTCGGTGTGCGCACCGAAGATCTGCGCGGGCGTCGTGGGCGCAGCATCCTTCGGCACCGCCCACGCGATGACAGCGCCGTCGCGCACCACGACGAAGCGACCGCCCGGTTGCGCGGGCCATTCATCCTGTTCGTCGAGACGCATGAATCCGGCATCCTCGAGGCGGCGGGCCACCTCGGCAGCGGCGTGGTAGCTCGAAGGGGAGGCAGCGACGAAGTCGGCGAGATCCTCGGCGTGGGAGAGTGCTGCGGCGGTGACGACCATGGGTTCGATCGTATCCGCGACCGACGGACCCTGTGCGTTCGCACCCGTCCCTGCGGCGTTCACACCATGGTGTTAGGGTGTCGCTCGACAGTGCCTAGGGTTCCGGGGCTCACGCCCGACTGGTCCGAGCGGCACCACGACTCGTCTTCGCAGACGGTCGTCATCTGACAGGACAAAAGCCCGGAGGAGCCCGTTCGTCGCGCCCGCCGACGGACAGAAGGCTCCCATGTCCGCACTCGCTCTCGTCCTCGTCTTCTCCGCCGCCGTCACGCACGCCGTGTGGAACATCATCGCTCACGGCATCAGTCGCGCCGGCATCCCGTTCCTGTGGTGCGGGGCCGTAGCCGGCGCCGTCATCTGGGGCGCCGCGATCCCGTTCACCGGCGGCATGGGCGAGAGCGACTGGACCGGCTTCCTGATCGGCGTCGGCATCTCGGGCGTTCTGCACGTGGCCTACATGCTGGTGCTCCAGCACGGCTACCGCGTCGGCAACCTCTCCACCGTGTACGCGACAGCGCGGGGGAGCGGACCGTTCCTCGCCGTGATCGCCGCCATCGTGCTGCTGGGCGAGCGGCCTTCCGGCTGGGCGCTCGCCGGGGTGCTGGCGATCGTCGCCGGGGTGGTCGCGCTCGGACTCGTCGACCGTGCACCGCGAGGCGAGCGGCAGCGCGGGCTGGACCCGTCGATCGTCTTCGGACTCTTGACGGGTGTCGCGATCGCCACTTACACGATCTGGGACACCCACGCCGTTCGCGAGTGGCATCTCGCCCCCGTGCCGTACATGGTCGGCACCTGCGTCATGGAGATCGTCGTGTACTCGGTGATGCTGCATCGCCGGTGGCGCGAGACCGTCGCCTTCGCCCGGTACCAGTGGCGCCGCGTGCTCGTCTTCGGATTCCTCTCGCCGCTGTCGTACATCCTCATCCTCGTCGCGGTGACGATCGCACCGGTCGCGCTCGTCGCGCCGCTGCGCGAGGTGAGCGTCGTGCTGGTGAGCCTGTTCGGCGTCTTCGCGCTGAAGGAGAGCCGCCCCGCCGCGAGGCTGGCGGCTTCGGGAGTGGTGGTGGCAGGTATCGTCCTGCTCGCTGGATGACCGCGCCGGTCAGCGGAAGTTGACGAGCCCCGCCTGCGCGGCGGTCACGAGGATCTGCACACGGTCGCGCAGGTGCCACTTCGACATGATGCGCCCCAGGTGGGCCTTGACGGTGCCTTCCGAGACGATGAGCGCCCGTGCGATCTCGGCGTTCGACATGCCCTGCGCGAGGCACTGCAGCACTTCGCCTTCGCGGTCGGTGAGGGTCTCCAGCTCGTCGGCGCCCACTCCTGTCGGCGCCTCATCGCGGACGTGCTTGATGAGCAGCGACGCGATGGATGGCGAAAGGGAACTCGCGCCGCTGTACACCTCGCGAACCGCGGCGAGGATGCTGGCGGCACTCGAGTCCTTGAGCATGTAGCCGGATGCGCCTGCACTCAGCATGGGCAGCACCGTGTCGCTGCCGTCGAGGGTGGTCACCGCGAGGACTCGCACATCGGGCCAGCGTTCCGCGATCGCCGCGGTGGCCTCGATGCCGTTCATCTCGGGCATCTGAACATCCATCATCACGACGTCGGGGCGGTCGCCCTCGATGAAGGAGATCGCCTCGAGGCCGGTCTCGGCCTCGCCGATCACATCGACCTCAGGATCGCGCGCGACGAAGTGCGCCAGCGCGGTGCGGACCAGAGGGTCGTCGTCGACGATGAGAACGCGGATTTGCGGCATGGGGGAAGCCTAATGGCGGGCAGTGCTGCCCATGGTGGCGGTATAGACGTTTGGCTATTAAAGAGTGAACGGTAGTCAGATGTGCACGTGTGGCATTGCCGAGAGGATGAATACAGACATCCGACGAAAGACCTTATGAGGCGGTGAACTACATGACTATTTGGGAGCAGCTTGCGCGCGCCTTCGGCATCATTCGCTAGGATACCTGGCGAATAGGAGATACGGAAGATATGGCTTTTGGCCCGCCGGTTCGAGAAGAACCCAGCATTCTCCGCATGACGCGATCAGAATCGCTTGGCGTTCTCGAGCGCATCGCGATCCTCGTTGTGATCGGTGTCCTCGTAGCAGTCGACATCTTCAACTTCTTCCTCGCCTCCGACGTCGATCCCTTCGTCACCGTGCTCAGCGTGGCGACGACATCGACCTTCGCACTTTTTCTGTGGTCGCCATGGGTGGCAACCGCCTCGTTGGGGGTGGTGTTCATCCTGTCGTTCTTCACAGGAACGCAGTTCAGCGTCATCTTCGCCGCCGCCGTCGCGGCGGGGCTTGTGATGAGGCTCGGTACGACCGCCCTCCTGCTGTCATACCTCGGTGGATTCTTCGTCGCCACTGCTGTCGTCGCTTTCAGCGATCTGACGGTTCCGGTGAACGTGGGTGTCAACCTCATCATCGCTACCGTGGCAGGCGCGATCGGCTTCGCACTGCGCGTGGCCTCCGCGCGAGGTCACCGGCTGGAAGAGCAGCTTGTGATCCAGGCCGAACAGGAACGCGAAGCAGTACTCGCCGAGCGGCGGTGGATCGCAGGCGAGCTTCACGACAGCATCGCCCACCACCTCACCGTCGTCGCACTGCACGTGCAGATGCTCGACGATCCTGAGATCAGCCGTGATTCGCAGGAGGCGATACGAGCGGCCGCCAAGAAAGCGATGGCCGATCTGCGTTTCGTCATCGAACTCGCCGACGACGGACCACGCAACTCGGCCGTGCAGACCGGCGACCTCGCCGAAGCCGTGGACGAGGCGCGATCCGAGATCGAATCCGCAGGGCATCCGGTGGTCAGCGGCGGCGACCCGCGCGACGAGCGCCTGCCTCGCGTCGCCGAGATCGTCCTGGCGCGAATCGTCCGCGAGTCGGCGACGAACATCCTCAAGCACGCCGGAGCGGGCGAAGTCAGCATCCGGCTCGACGTCGACGACGATTCGGCTGCGCTCTCGATCCACAGTCCCCTTCCGGCGACTCCACGGCGGGATCTTCCCTCCAGTGGCACCGGTCTCAACCGCATGGCGGAACGCGTGATCGGCGCGAGCGGTGAGTTCAGCGCCGAGGCAGTGGACGGTCAGTGGCGCGTTTCTGCACGGCTGCCGATCACATAGGCGCCGGCTCTGCGGCCCGATCTGGACGAAAGTCCACCACAGTGTCGACGTTCGTAGCTTATGACTTGCAATGACAAGTTCTAGCGTCGAAGTACCCCAGAAATAGCGTCCCCAGCGCTGACCGCGGGCGTGAGAGATCTGATCGCCACGCTCGCGGTTTTTTCTGCCCGCGAAACCGCGTTTTTTGCCCGCGAAGCCGTGTTCCGGCCGCTCGTTCAGCGTGCGTTCACCCGCTGAGAGTCCGGTGGAATGTCGGGTGAACGCGAGGGAAACTCTCCCGGGTTCGGCGGGGGACCGCAGGTGTCGGGTGCGACAGTGGATCTCAATCCCTCGCACCGAAAGAGCATCATGACGCGGCATTCCGTGGCCTCAGACACAGCCGATCTGGTCGTCGTCGGCGCCGGCATCGTCGGCCTCGGCGCCGCATACGCCGCCGCGCGTCGTGGCCTGCGTGTGATCGTCGTCGATCGCACGGCAGGGCCGATCGGTGCGACGATCCGCAACTTCGGCCACCTCTGCATCGGTGCACAGACCGGCCTTGCCCGCGAGTTCGCAGACACCGCACGGGAGACGTGGCTGCGCCTGGCGACGGATGCCGGATTCTGGCTGCGCGAATCCGGAACCCTGATCGCTGCACGCCAGGGTGACGAGCTCGCCGTGCTCGAGCGCGCGTCTGCCGACGGCGGGGTTCGGATGCTGACGGCCGAGGAGCTGCGGCGCCATGCCCCGCTGCGCGCGGATGCCGTCGTCGGCGGCGCGCGCATCGCGTCCGACCTGCAGACCGACCCGCGCGAAGCCGCCAGCGCGATCGTGCGGCATCTGGTCGCACTCGGCGTCGAGTTCCGCTTCCGCACCGCCGTCACAGCGGTGTCCGGCATCCGCGTCGAGACCACGCGCGGTGCGATCGACGCCGGCAGGGTCGTCGTCGCCATCAATCACGACCTCGATCAGCTCCTCCCTGACCTCGCCGAGCGGGTCGGCGTTGTCCGCTGTGCCCTCGACATGATGAGGGTGAGCGCGACGATGCCGCGCACGCTCGATGCGCCGCTCCTCACGGGGTGGTCGCTGCTGCGCTACGGCCGGTTCGGCAGTTACCGCGAGACCACCGCACTGCGTGAGCGGATGCACGCTGAGCGGCCCGACCTCGCCGCCCTCGATCTGAACCAGATGTACACCCAGTTGCCGGACGGCTCGCTCATCCTCGGCGACTCGCACAGCCGCGGCATCCAGCCCGCTCCGTTCCAGCCGGAAGCCGCCTTCGATGCCTTTCTCGAAGAGGCGCGGGCGCTGTTCGAGATGGAAGGCATCCGCGTCATCGAACGCTGGCAGGGCGTATACGCATCCGGGCCGGACGAGTTCCTCATCGAGGAGCCGGAACCGGGCTTGCACGTCATCGCCGCGACCACCGGCATCGGCATGACCTGCGGCCTCGGCCTTGCCGAGCACACGCTTCGAACCGCAATCGAGCGGGCACCGCAGCCCGCGCAAGGAGGAGAATCATGACCGCCATCGAACTCGTCGTCCTCGACATGGCAGGAACGACCGTCCGCGATGACGGCGTGGTGGAGCAGGCGTTCCAGCGCGCGGCCGAACGCACCGGCGTCGCAGATCGGATGCCGTGGCCGGACGCGCTGCAGTACGTCCGCGACACCATGGGGATGTCGAAGATCGATGTCTTCACGCACCTCGCCGGCGGAGACGTCGCGGCGGCCGCCGCCGCGACCGCGGCGTTCGAGGGCGCATACTCCGACATCATCGCCGAACAGGGCGCCCTGGAGATCCCCGGTGCCGCCGAGGCGATCGCCGGACTCCGCGATGCCGGGCTCAAGGTTGCCCTCACCACTGGATTCGCGCCCGTGACCCGCGACGCGCTGATCGACGCGCTCGGTTGGCGCGACCTCATCGACCTCGCGCTCTCACCGGTGGACGCGGGCCGTGGCCGGCCGGCTCCCGACCTCGTGCTGACCGCGCTGCTGCGCACCGGCACGTCCTCCGTGCGGGCCGTAGCCGTCGTCGGCGACACCAGCAGCGACGTCGAATCTGGACGCCGGGCCGGGGCCGGATTCGTCGCCGGCGTCCTCAGCGGCGCGCACGACCGCGATGCACTCGCCGGCGCGGATGCCGTGCTGGACGACGTCACATCGCTGCCGGCGGCACTCGTCGAGCGCAACCTCGTCGCCCGCGCTCTCGTAGCACGGACGCCGTGACATGCGTGTGCTGGCGCCGCATGAAGAACGGCACGACGTCAATCTGAGACCCGCGGCCACCGCGAAGGTGTGGCTCGGCTCGGGCCAGGAGCACGAGACGGTTGCCGTGCCCGGGGTAGCCCTCGGCCACAGCGATGCTCTGGTCGCGATCGAGCTTTCGACGATCTGCGGATCGGATGTGCACACCGTCGCCGGTCACCGCTCAGCACCGGCCCCGCTGGTGCTGGGCCACGAGAGCGTCGGGCGGATCATCGCCCTCGGCGAGCACGGCGTGAAGGCGGTCGATGGCACGGATCTGCGCATCGGCGACCGCGTGGTGTGGTCGGTCACAGTGTCCTGCGGCACGTGCGACCGCTGTGCCGCGGGGCACGCGCAGAAGTGCCGGACGCTCGCCAAGTACGGTCACGAGCGGATCGGTCCGCGCTGGGAGCTGACCGGAGGGTTCGCCAGCCACGTCCACCTGCGCGCCGGTACGGCGATCGTGCGCGTACCCGAGGCGCTGCCCTCTGCCGTGCTCGCACCGGCGTCGTGTGCGACGGCGACCGCATGGGCGGCCGTGAGCCGCGGATCTGCGGGGCGCCTGCTCGAGGGCGTTCGCGTGCTCGTCTACGGCGCCGGACTCGTCGGGCTGTCGGCAGTCGCGATCGCGGCGGATGCCGGCGCTCGGGTCACTGTCATCGACCCCTCGGCACAGCGGAGGGCGTTCGCCGAGCGGTTCGGGGGGAACGCGGCGACGGCGGCGACGGAACCTGCGGACATCGTGATCGAGGCATCCGGTCACGCCGTCGCCGACGCGATCGCCGCGGCGGACGTCGGCGGCACGGTCGTGCTCGTCGGCAGCGTCTTCCCGGCCGACCCCGTGCCCTTCGACGCTGAGGATGCCGTGCGGCGCCTGCTCACGATCACCGGCGTTCACAACTACACGGGCCGGGAGCTGGCGGCTGCGGCGGGATTCCTCACCGGTACAGGACGCGCCTATCCCTTCGCCGAGGTCGTCGGCGAGGTCTTCGCGCTCGACGAGGTGGATGCGGCGATCGCCGCGGCATCCGCACCAGGAGCGCCGTTGCGCGTCGCGATCAACCCGCGTTGACCCTCTCGAACTCATCGCCTGAGGGCGTCCGCGTCGTCTGAGCGAGGATCGGCACCAGCCGAGCGGCGGCGAGGAGCGCAGCGGAGGCGAGCGTCGCCAGAGCGAGGCCGGGCTGCGCGATCGTGGCAGCAGCGAGGAGCACACCAGCCATGATCCACAAGAGGCGGAGTACGGACCCGCGGTGCATCGGCGCGACGACCGCGAGGATCAGGCCGGCGATCGCGAGCAGCGCACCGATGCCGACATTGATCGCCCAGACGCTCAGCCAGGTCTCACCAGTCGGCAGCGGATCGGTGCGGGGGAGGGTGGCCGCACTGAGCCAGCCGGCCGACCACAGCAGCGGCACAAAACCCAGGATCGTGAGCGTCGTGCGCCGAGTGCCCTCGCGCGATGCGCCGAGCAACACGAGGATCCCGGTCAGCAGTGCGACGGCCGATCCGGACAGGAGCGCGAGGCCGGGGAAGATGTAGCCGATGCCGTCGGAGCACATCCAAGCACCGGCGGCCTCTCCCTCGGTGCCGTAGGAACACCCGACGTGGAGCTGTTCGCGCAGCATCCCGACCGCGCCCAGCGATGAGAACAGCGCGAGGAACCCGCCCGCGATGAGAATCAGCAGGCGCGCTGTGAACGACGGGTCGGTGTGGCGCAAGGTCGGCGCGCTGGTGAGCTGACGGGCGGCGGCACGAGCGACGGAGATGTGCAGAACTGTCGTCACCGCCGCCGTGACGACCATCGGCACGAAGTAGTAGCCGCGGGTCAGCACCCAGGACGCGAAAGCGGCGAGTGCGATCGATGCCGCCCCTGAGATCGCGAGGGCCCGAAGGGTGGACGCGGTCAGGGTCGATGCGAGCAGGGTCAGTCCCATCGACACGACACCGATCAGCAGACCGAATCCGCCCATCAGTGAAAGAGAGAAGACGCTCAGCGGCACCCCGAGCATGATGCCGTAGACGACTGCGGCGATCACACCGCACAGTCCACCCACCGCGACGGGCACCCACGCCGTGCGCCGTGCACCGGCGGCGATCCGAGTCGATGTCACTCGTCGAACCTATCGCGGCCCGCACGATTGGACGAGGGTGTCCCGTAGGGCGCACGCTGGGTACGTGGCCTCGACTTCGTCCTCTCGTCCCGCCGTCGGTGTGGCGCTCGTCATCGGATCGTGTCTGTCGCTGCCGTTCGGCGCGGCCATCGCCGCACAGCTCTTCCCCGCGCTCGGCGCGTGGGGTGTCACGTCGCTCCGGATCGGGCTCGCGGCGCTGATCCTGCTCATCGTGGTTCGCCCGCGGATTCGCGGCTGGAGCAGGCAGCAGTGGCTCGCGGCGGCGCTGTTCGGAGTGTCACTGGCCGGAATGAACGGGTTCTTCTACTCCGGGATAGAGCGCGTGCCGCTCGGACCTGCGGTCGCGATCGAGTTCCTCGGGCCGCTGATCCTGGCGGCCGTGCTCACCCGCCGCCTGGTGGACGGCGTCTGGGTCGCGGTCGCGCTCGTGGGCATGGGGCTGCTCGGGCTCGACGGGATGCTCGAGGCCGAACCGCTCGACCTCCTCGGCGTCGTCTTCATCCTCTTCGCCGCCGGGTTCTGGGTGTTCTACATCCGGATGAGCGCCAGGGTCGGCGAATCCATCCCCGGCAGCGGCGGTCTCGTGGTCGGGCTGCTCGTCGCGTCCGTTCTGCTGCTACCCGTCGGCATCCCGACGGTTGCGACCGCCAGCGGCGACATGATGCTGCTTCTGCTGGCCCTTCTCACTGCCGTGCTGTCGTCTGTGATCCCCTACAGCTTCGAACTCGCCGCCCTCCGGCGCCTGCCGCAGCGTGTGTTCGGCGTGCTGCTCAGCCTGGAGCCCGCGTTCGCGACGCTTGCAGGCTGGCTGGTCCTCGGCCAGTCGGCGACGCCGCTGAAGCTCGCCGCGGTCGCCCTCGTCGTCGCAGCGAGCGTGGGCACGGCGCTAGGCGTGCGTCGCGAGAAGCGCCGCGCGGACGACGACAGCGGTCCCGACGAACCGCCCGCAGTTTTCACCGGAACGATCCCGATCGTTCCGAACTGACGCACCTCACGCGGGCACCGAAAGCGGATAGCGACGGCGCAGGACCATCCGCTGCGCGAGCGTCCACGCCACGGTGACCGTCAGATACAGCGCCGCCGCGAGCGGCACGAACACCGCGAACACCGCCGTCAGGTAGTGCAGGGCGCTCATCATGCGCAGCATCGCGGGGGAGGAGAGCGGCGAATCGTCGACGGGCGTCGGACGGAACACGCGCCTCGTGATCTCGGCGACGACGATCATGATCGCGATGAGTGCCGCGTACACCAGCAGTGTCGGCAGCGAGAACGGGCCGCCGAACACCATGTGCACGAGACTCGTGCCCAGCGATGCCCCGAACAGCTCGTGCGTGAGCAACTCGTTCGCGTGGCCCGCGATCTCGGCGTGCAGGAACAGCGTGTAGAGGATGCCGATCACCGGAGCCTGCAACAGCACGGGCAGGCATCCTGCGAACGGGGACGTGTTCTCGTCCTTGTACAGCTGCATGGTCTCGCGCTGCAGGCGCTCGGGGTTCTTCTTGTGCCGCTTCTGCAGTTCGCGGAGCTTCGGCGCGAGGCGGGCGCGCGTCTGCTCGGCCTTCGCCTGCGAGATGCCGACGGGGATGAGGAGAGCGCGGACGAGAAGGGTGACGAGGATGACGGCGGCAGCGGCGGCCGCCGTACCCGCGAGAGGTTCGAGCGCTGCGGAGAGCGCGGTCAGGGCGCCGTAGGCGGCGTCCAGGATCGCCGCGATCGGCGGGAAGGCATAGATGTCCAAGGGGGTGTCCGTTTCTGAGTGTCGGGAGGGTCGGCGAGCCGCGTTCCCGTCACGAACGGACGGTTACACGGCGGGCACGACTCCCGGCGCCCTGGGACGAGGATGGCCGGCGGCATCCGGATCGCTCTGCGAGAGCAGAGTCGACGGATCGATGGCGCGCAGCGGATGCGGGGCCGAACCCCCGCCTGCCTGCACGATGCCGAGCGTGATCGCGACCACGAGCGCGGCGACCGTCAGCAGGGCGACGGCGAGGGTGAGGGCGGCGAGGTCGAGTGACGCCAGATCAGGCATCGCGACCAGCCCGAGCGCAGACAGCATGAGCCGCATCAGCTGCTCGATCCCGTCCGCCATGTCACAGACAGTACCAGCGGTGGGCTGAGGCGTAGCTTGGGAGCATGAGTGATCTGCGCGACATCCTCGGCGTTCGGCATCCGATCCTCCTCGGCGCGTTCGGCGGTCTGTCATCAGTGACACTGACGGCGGCGGTGAGCGAGGCCGGCGGTCTCGGCGCCTACGGGCTGTACGGCTACGACGGTGATCGCGTCCGCTCGACGGCGGCCGACCTGCGCGAGGCGACCGATAAACCCTTCGCGCTGAACATCTGGCTGCCGACCGGTGACGAAGTCGAGCCCGGCCCACAGCACACGGTGTTCGCGCAGGTGCTGGAGCCCTTCTATGCCGCGGTCGGCGTCGAGGTGCCGCACCGCCCTGAGCATTACGTTCCGACGCTGGAAGAGCAGCTGGACGCGATCTGGGATGCTGCACCCGCCGCCCTCAGCGTCGTGTACGGCGTGCCGTCGGCGGAGGTGGTCGAGGAGGCGCACGGTCGCGGCATCCGGGTCATCGGCACCGCCACCACCGTCGCCGAGGCGGTCGCTCTGGAAGCGGGCGGCGTCGACGTGATCATCGCCTCGGGTGCGGAAGCTGCGGGACACCGCGTTTCCTTCCTGCGCCCGGCGGAAGAATCGCTGGTGGGTACGTTCGCCCTCGTGCCGCAGGTGGCGGATGCCGTCGGCATCCCCGTCGTCGCGGCCGGCGGCATCGCCGACCGGCGTGGTGTCGCGGCGGCCCTCGCGCTGGGCGCATCAGGCGTCCAGGTCGGCACGGCGTTCCTGGCGACGCGGGAGTCCGCGGCCAACGACGCCCACCGCGCGGCGATCCGTGCGACCGCGGCCGACGAGAGCGTGCTGACCCGCGCCATGAGCGGCCGTCTCGCACGCGGTGCCCGCAACCGTGCCGTGCGCGCGATCGAGGCGAGCGGCACGATCGCGCCGTTCCCGATGCAGAACTGGCTCACCGGGAGGTTCCGCAGTGCGGCCGGCGAGCAGAACCTCGGCGAGCTGCAGTCCCTCTGGCTCGGACAGGCCGCGCCCCTCGCGACGCGGGACACCGCGGCCGAGGTGTTCGCGGAGCTTCTGGCCGGATTGTGAGCATGTTCTAGGCTGGATGACCGCGGCTGTCCGGTCGTACCACCGATCCGAGGAGCATCCGTCGTGATCCGATATCCCTCTCCAGCCCGCACGCGTCTTCGCGCGCTCGGGCGCACCGCAGGTGCCTTGGCACTGAGCGCGTTCGTCGCGGCCGGCGTCCTGCTCGGCATGACCGCGCCGGCCACAGCCGCC
It includes:
- a CDS encoding alcohol dehydrogenase catalytic domain-containing protein; the encoded protein is MRVLAPHEERHDVNLRPAATAKVWLGSGQEHETVAVPGVALGHSDALVAIELSTICGSDVHTVAGHRSAPAPLVLGHESVGRIIALGEHGVKAVDGTDLRIGDRVVWSVTVSCGTCDRCAAGHAQKCRTLAKYGHERIGPRWELTGGFASHVHLRAGTAIVRVPEALPSAVLAPASCATATAWAAVSRGSAGRLLEGVRVLVYGAGLVGLSAVAIAADAGARVTVIDPSAQRRAFAERFGGNAATAATEPADIVIEASGHAVADAIAAADVGGTVVLVGSVFPADPVPFDAEDAVRRLLTITGVHNYTGRELAAAAGFLTGTGRAYPFAEVVGEVFALDEVDAAIAAASAPGAPLRVAINPR
- a CDS encoding EamA family transporter produces the protein MASTSSSRPAVGVALVIGSCLSLPFGAAIAAQLFPALGAWGVTSLRIGLAALILLIVVRPRIRGWSRQQWLAAALFGVSLAGMNGFFYSGIERVPLGPAVAIEFLGPLILAAVLTRRLVDGVWVAVALVGMGLLGLDGMLEAEPLDLLGVVFILFAAGFWVFYIRMSARVGESIPGSGGLVVGLLVASVLLLPVGIPTVATASGDMMLLLLALLTAVLSSVIPYSFELAALRRLPQRVFGVLLSLEPAFATLAGWLVLGQSATPLKLAAVALVVAASVGTALGVRREKRRADDDSGPDEPPAVFTGTIPIVPN
- a CDS encoding YidC/Oxa1 family membrane protein insertase; this encodes MDIYAFPPIAAILDAAYGALTALSAALEPLAGTAAAAAAVILVTLLVRALLIPVGISQAKAEQTRARLAPKLRELQKRHKKNPERLQRETMQLYKDENTSPFAGCLPVLLQAPVIGILYTLFLHAEIAGHANELLTHELFGASLGTSLVHMVFGGPFSLPTLLVYAALIAIMIVVAEITRRVFRPTPVDDSPLSSPAMLRMMSALHYLTAVFAVFVPLAAALYLTVTVAWTLAQRMVLRRRYPLSVPA
- a CDS encoding DUF6412 domain-containing protein; this encodes MADGIEQLMRLMLSALGLVAMPDLASLDLAALTLAVALLTVAALVVAITLGIVQAGGGSAPHPLRAIDPSTLLSQSDPDAAGHPRPRAPGVVPAV
- a CDS encoding NAD(P)H-dependent flavin oxidoreductase, yielding MSDLRDILGVRHPILLGAFGGLSSVTLTAAVSEAGGLGAYGLYGYDGDRVRSTAADLREATDKPFALNIWLPTGDEVEPGPQHTVFAQVLEPFYAAVGVEVPHRPEHYVPTLEEQLDAIWDAAPAALSVVYGVPSAEVVEEAHGRGIRVIGTATTVAEAVALEAGGVDVIIASGAEAAGHRVSFLRPAEESLVGTFALVPQVADAVGIPVVAAGGIADRRGVAAALALGASGVQVGTAFLATRESAANDAHRAAIRATAADESVLTRAMSGRLARGARNRAVRAIEASGTIAPFPMQNWLTGRFRSAAGEQNLGELQSLWLGQAAPLATRDTAAEVFAELLAGL